Proteins from a genomic interval of Tenacibaculum sp. SZ-18:
- a CDS encoding FecR family protein: protein MNKKLLKDNLIAKWLDNSLSEEQRKELESSRELDELKIVLDEIDNWKVKKFDTENGLAKLKERKKLVIAPTPPKKANITNRWLQIAASLLILLSAGYFSWDLFFIQTITIKTQIAENKTVELPSGSKIKLDALSEISYKEKNWNDNRTVHLDGQAFFDVSKGSLFKVITDRGNINVLGTQFNVNTSDTAFEVICYEGKVKVTYESDELILTKGKSALVQKNQLKETTHVNTAPNWTNGYSKYNKTSLPDVIKNLKKYYNINIQLPKKYEHLEFSGTLTHKNLDTALETLFVTMEIKYEIGNDNTVIFE from the coding sequence GTGAATAAAAAATTACTTAAAGATAATTTAATTGCTAAATGGCTAGATAATAGTTTAAGTGAAGAGCAAAGAAAGGAACTGGAAAGCTCTAGAGAACTAGATGAGCTTAAGATTGTTTTGGATGAAATTGATAATTGGAAAGTTAAAAAATTTGATACTGAAAACGGTTTAGCCAAACTTAAGGAACGAAAAAAACTCGTCATTGCTCCTACTCCTCCAAAGAAAGCTAACATTACTAATCGTTGGTTACAAATCGCTGCAAGCCTGCTAATTTTATTAAGCGCTGGGTATTTTTCATGGGATCTCTTTTTTATTCAAACCATTACAATAAAGACACAAATTGCAGAAAACAAAACTGTTGAGTTACCTAGTGGTTCTAAAATAAAACTGGACGCACTATCTGAAATATCTTACAAGGAAAAAAACTGGAATGATAATCGAACTGTACATTTAGATGGACAAGCATTTTTTGATGTTTCTAAAGGATCTTTGTTCAAGGTAATTACAGATAGAGGAAATATTAATGTTTTAGGTACACAATTCAATGTAAATACTTCTGATACTGCTTTTGAAGTAATCTGTTATGAGGGTAAAGTAAAAGTAACTTATGAAAGTGACGAGTTAATTTTAACCAAAGGTAAATCTGCACTCGTTCAGAAAAATCAACTAAAAGAAACAACTCATGTAAATACAGCTCCAAACTGGACGAATGGTTATAGTAAATACAATAAGACTAGCTTACCTGATGTCATTAAAAATTTGAAAAAATACTATAACATAAATATCCAATTACCTAAAAAGTACGAACATTTAGAATTCTCAGGAACTTTAACTCATAAAAACTTAGATACGGCATTAGAAACTTTATTTGTTACTATGGAAATAAAGTATGAAATTGGTAATGATAATACCGTAATATTTGAATAA
- a CDS encoding RNA polymerase sigma factor — translation MKSNFSVCEEHVYDNLYNTHAESLRNHLYFKFGDLNQAEDIVQEAFIKLWQKCSSVIYEKAAAFLYTVSKNLFIDVIRSKKVALKFEKNSITTHDLEDPYFHLRTKEFQQKLETAISELPEKQREAFLLNRIEKLTYKEIAERLEISQTAVEKRISKALIKLKEITELQKRSI, via the coding sequence ATGAAGAGCAATTTCTCTGTTTGCGAGGAACATGTTTATGATAACTTATATAATACTCATGCTGAAAGTTTGAGAAACCATCTATATTTTAAGTTTGGAGATTTAAATCAGGCTGAAGACATTGTTCAAGAAGCTTTTATTAAACTTTGGCAAAAATGTAGCAGTGTTATTTATGAAAAAGCAGCAGCTTTTTTATATACTGTTTCTAAAAACTTGTTTATTGATGTGATTCGATCTAAAAAAGTAGCATTGAAATTCGAAAAAAACAGTATTACTACACATGATCTTGAGGATCCTTATTTTCATTTGAGGACAAAGGAATTTCAACAAAAATTAGAAACTGCAATTTCTGAGTTACCAGAAAAACAAAGAGAAGCTTTTTTATTAAATAGAATTGAAAAACTAACTTATAAAGAAATAGCTGAACGACTTGAAATTAGTCAAACCGCTGTTGAAAAGCGTATTTCCAAAGCATTAATAAAACTTAAAGAAATAACTGAATTACAAAAACGTTCGATATAA
- a CDS encoding cytochrome-c peroxidase, giving the protein MKKYLVLFLLFSVIFISCSNNEEDEYVDIIADNPTDDINILSLPATPFNYANIVLPNSFQNNAVRNEDNTPINNPITDHGATLGRVLFYDKNLSKNSTISCASCHVQANGFSDPNKFSTGFEGGLTGRNSMGLANARFYQNGRFFWDERAETLEEQTLMPVQDLVEMGLTLTELEDKLSQEEYYTSLFTNAFGDATITSERVALALSQFIRSMVSFESKFDEGLAQVNNIINDFPNFTASENRGKALFISNRSRCFDCHNTTVFVGDAPRNIGLDSIITDGGAGGGRFKVPSLRNIELTAPYMHDGRFSNLEQVIEHYNSGVQNSPNLDNRLRQGNGVRRLNLSDAEKQSLVDFLLTLTDNNFITDEKYGNPFIE; this is encoded by the coding sequence ATGAAAAAATATCTTGTTCTATTTCTACTATTTTCAGTTATTTTTATTTCTTGTTCAAATAATGAAGAAGATGAATATGTAGATATCATAGCTGATAATCCAACAGATGATATCAATATTTTAAGTCTTCCAGCAACACCTTTTAATTACGCCAATATTGTCTTACCGAATTCATTTCAAAATAACGCTGTACGAAATGAGGATAACACACCAATTAATAATCCTATAACAGATCACGGTGCTACTTTAGGTAGAGTTTTATTTTATGATAAGAATCTTTCGAAAAATAGCACTATTTCTTGTGCTTCTTGTCACGTACAAGCGAATGGATTCTCTGACCCTAACAAATTCAGTACTGGATTTGAAGGTGGTTTAACTGGTAGAAATTCAATGGGATTAGCCAATGCTAGATTTTATCAAAATGGACGCTTTTTCTGGGATGAAAGAGCCGAAACTTTAGAAGAACAAACCTTAATGCCTGTCCAAGATTTAGTAGAAATGGGATTAACACTTACAGAACTTGAAGATAAACTTTCACAGGAAGAATATTATACTTCATTATTCACAAACGCGTTTGGTGACGCAACCATTACTAGCGAAAGAGTTGCCTTAGCATTATCACAATTTATTCGTTCCATGGTTTCTTTTGAATCTAAATTTGATGAAGGGTTAGCACAGGTTAATAATATTATAAATGACTTTCCAAATTTTACAGCTTCAGAAAACAGAGGAAAAGCGCTTTTTATTAGTAACCGTTCACGTTGTTTTGATTGCCATAATACTACAGTTTTTGTTGGAGACGCTCCAAGAAACATTGGCTTAGATTCAATTATTACAGATGGAGGTGCTGGTGGAGGAAGATTTAAAGTTCCTTCATTAAGAAATATTGAATTAACAGCTCCATATATGCATGACGGTCGTTTTTCTAATCTAGAACAAGTAATTGAGCACTACAATAGTGGTGTACAAAACAGTCCTAACTTAGATAACAGATTAAGACAAGGAAATGGTGTACGTCGCTTAAACTTATCCGATGCCGAAAAACAATCTTTAGTTGATTTCCTATTAACACTTACAGACAATAATTTTATTACTGACGAGAAATATGGCAATCCTTTTATTGAATAA
- a CDS encoding DUF4476 domain-containing protein, translating to MKLRILLISTMCLVVSSFGQKKTKYESFKNELTQNKYTIEAVLDKALRYSSNNDIYVSELLDACKYFSSDRQKFRVCMNAYPRVIDKRNFFQVYDLFNSFSFAVRLYHNTQGNQNTISTINYPNADYYHGVTTNACNQPLSEYQFRSILNGRRNNSNLNLRELKDIISRNCFSTSQIMKLTETLQSNRSRFELLQFAFPYSFDLENFYYTEQLINENYIKQRLIRFIDREIAQINQQGSNFSNCRPLSQNEYNYVLNSIKDENFNKEKLKLAKQHFERNCFSINRIKIILKEFSFDKDKLNLLKISYQNCPDKDQFYRLKETLSFSKYKREFDQFLLNR from the coding sequence ATGAAACTAAGAATACTATTAATATCAACTATGTGTCTCGTTGTTTCATCATTTGGACAAAAGAAGACGAAATACGAATCATTCAAGAATGAACTTACTCAGAATAAATATACAATAGAAGCAGTTTTAGATAAAGCGTTAAGATATTCTTCTAATAACGATATCTACGTTTCAGAATTACTTGACGCTTGTAAATATTTTTCTAGCGATAGACAAAAATTTAGAGTTTGTATGAATGCATATCCGAGAGTAATTGATAAAAGAAACTTTTTTCAAGTTTATGATCTTTTCAATAGCTTTTCTTTCGCTGTTAGGTTATATCATAATACTCAAGGAAACCAAAACACTATTTCAACAATTAATTATCCAAATGCGGATTATTACCATGGTGTTACAACAAATGCTTGTAATCAACCTTTGTCAGAATATCAATTCAGAAGTATTTTAAATGGAAGAAGAAATAACTCGAATTTAAACTTAAGAGAATTGAAAGATATCATCTCTAGAAATTGTTTCAGTACCAGTCAAATTATGAAACTTACAGAAACTTTACAATCGAACAGAAGCAGATTTGAACTATTACAATTTGCCTTTCCTTATTCATTTGATTTAGAAAATTTCTATTACACGGAACAGTTAATAAATGAGAATTATATAAAACAAAGATTAATCAGATTTATTGATAGAGAAATCGCTCAAATTAATCAGCAAGGATCTAATTTTAGTAACTGTAGACCTTTATCTCAAAATGAATATAATTATGTATTAAATTCTATAAAAGATGAGAATTTTAACAAAGAAAAACTAAAATTAGCAAAGCAACATTTTGAACGTAACTGTTTTTCAATTAATAGAATTAAAATTATTCTTAAAGAGTTTAGTTTTGATAAAGACAAACTAAACCTATTAAAAATAAGTTATCAAAATTGTCCTGATAAGGATCAATTTTATAGATTAAAAGAAACTTTAAGTTTCTCTAAATATAAAAGAGAATTTGATCAATTTTTATTAAATCGATAA
- the fumC gene encoding class II fumarate hydratase, whose product MEYRIEKDTMGEVKVPADKYWGAQTERSRNNFKIGPAGTMPLEVVYGFAYLKKAAAYTNCELGVLAEEKRDLIAQVCDEILAKKHDDQFPLVIWQTGSGTQSNMNVNEVVANRAHEIAGKKIGEGEKTIQPNDDVNKSQSSNDTFPTGMHIAAYKKIVEVTIPGVEQLRDTLQKKSEDFKDVVKIGRTHLMDATPLTLGQEFSGYVAQLNFGIKALQNSLAHLRQLALGGTAVGTGLNTPAGYDVLVAKYIADFTGLPFITAENKFEALAAHDALVETHGALKQLAVSLNKIANDIRLMASGPRSGIGELIIPANEPGSSIMPGKVNPTQAEAMTMVCAQVMGNDVAVTVGGTQGHYELNVFKPMMAANVLQSAQLIGDACISFDVNCAAGIEPNYGRINELVNNSLMLVTALNTKIGYYKAAEIANTAHANGTTLKEEAINLGYVTAEQYDEWVKPEDMTGSLK is encoded by the coding sequence CTTTAGAAGTTGTTTACGGTTTTGCTTATTTAAAGAAAGCTGCTGCTTATACTAATTGTGAATTAGGTGTTTTAGCTGAAGAAAAACGCGATTTAATTGCACAAGTTTGTGATGAAATTTTAGCTAAAAAACACGATGATCAATTCCCGTTAGTTATTTGGCAAACTGGTTCTGGAACTCAAAGTAACATGAACGTTAACGAAGTTGTTGCAAACAGAGCTCATGAAATTGCTGGAAAAAAAATTGGTGAAGGTGAAAAAACGATTCAACCAAATGATGATGTAAACAAATCACAATCTTCAAATGATACATTTCCAACAGGAATGCATATTGCAGCGTATAAGAAAATAGTAGAAGTTACTATTCCTGGTGTTGAGCAATTAAGAGATACTTTACAAAAGAAATCTGAAGATTTTAAAGATGTCGTAAAAATTGGACGTACGCACTTAATGGATGCTACTCCCCTAACCTTAGGACAAGAATTTTCCGGTTATGTAGCACAATTAAACTTTGGTATAAAAGCTTTACAAAACTCATTAGCACATTTAAGACAATTAGCTTTAGGTGGAACTGCTGTTGGAACGGGATTAAATACACCTGCTGGATATGACGTTTTAGTTGCCAAGTATATTGCAGATTTTACTGGTTTACCATTTATAACTGCTGAAAATAAATTTGAAGCTTTAGCTGCACACGATGCTTTAGTAGAAACTCATGGAGCATTAAAACAATTAGCTGTTTCTTTAAATAAAATAGCAAACGATATTCGTTTAATGGCCTCTGGTCCACGTTCTGGTATTGGAGAATTAATTATTCCTGCAAATGAGCCAGGATCTTCTATTATGCCTGGAAAAGTAAACCCAACACAGGCAGAGGCTATGACTATGGTTTGTGCTCAAGTTATGGGTAATGATGTTGCGGTTACCGTAGGAGGAACTCAAGGTCACTATGAGTTAAACGTATTTAAGCCAATGATGGCTGCTAATGTTTTACAATCTGCCCAATTAATTGGAGATGCTTGTATATCCTTCGATGTAAATTGTGCTGCTGGAATTGAACCTAATTACGGAAGAATTAACGAATTAGTAAATAACTCTTTAATGTTGGTTACAGCTTTAAATACTAAAATTGGTTATTACAAAGCTGCAGAAATTGCTAATACTGCTCACGCAAACGGAACTACTTTAAAAGAAGAAGCTATTAATTTAGGTTACGTTACAGCTGAACAATATGACGAATGGGTTAAACCAGAAGACATGACTGGAAGTTTAAAATAG